AGCAGGGGGCGCCGCCCCAGCGACGCGGCCAGCGCGGCGGCGGCGGCGTGGTCGTCGACCCAGTGCCACCCGTCCGCACCCGGAGCGTCGCCCCAGCCCGGCCGGGCCAGCCGGAGCAGCGGCACGCCCGACGCGGTGCAGGCGGCGACGGCGTTGGCCGACATCCCCTCCGCGAAGGGGTGCGTCGCATCGACGACCGCGGTCGCGCCGTGCTCGGCGAGCCACACGCGCAGCCCCTCGACACCACCGAAGCCGCCCATCCGCACCTCGCCGACCGGCAGGCGCGGTCGCTCGACCCGACCGGCCAGCGACGACACGAAGTCCACCCCGGCCTCGTCGAGCAGCACCGCCAGCTCGCGCGCCTCGCCCGTCCCGCCCAGCAGGAGCACCGTCATCGCGAGGCCCCCGGCTCCAGCGTCGGCATGTCGGCGGGCGCACCGTCACGCGCCAGCGACAGCAGCGCGTCCAGGTCGAGGTGCTCCTCGGCGAGGTCGCCGAGCAGGTCCAGCCGTCGCTCGCGCTGCTCGGCGAAGCTCACGTCGGAGGGTTCGTAGGCCACGCCGGCCGCTGCGGCGACCTCGGCGAGCAGCGCGCGGCGCAGGGCGTCGCCCTCCAGGCTGCCGTGCCACATCGTGCCGAGGACGGCACCCGCGCGCGCACCGCCGAGGAACTCCTCGCCGCCGTGCCGGGTGGTCCGGCCGTGGTGGATCTCGTAGCCATGGGCATCGGCTCCCAGCGCCGACCCGACCGGGAGCCGCAGCACCTTGTCTGCCCGGAAGGACGTCGTCACGTCGAGCAGCCCGAGCCCAGCCACGTCGGCACCGGCCACCCCCTCGACGCCGGCCGGGTCGAGGATCCTCCGGCCCAGCATCTGGAAGCCGCCGCAGATCCCGAGCACCGGCTTCCCGGCCGCTGCGTGGTCGAGCACGGCCCGGTCGAGCCCGCGCGAGCGCAGCCAGGCCAGGTCCGCCAGGGTCGCGCGGGTGCCGGGCAGCACGACGAGGTCCGCACCGGCGAGCGCCCGGGGGTCCGAGGCGAAGACCACGTCGACGCCCGGCTCGATGCCCAGCGCGTCGACGTCGGTGAAGTTCGAGATCCGCGGGAACCGTACGACGGCCACCCGCAGCCGCGTCTCCTCCTCGCTCGCCCGCCGACCGCTCAGGTCGAGCGCGTCCTCGGAGTCGAGCCAGAGGTCCGGGTGCCACGGCAGCACGCCGTACACCTCCCGGCCGGTCAGCTCCCGGAGCTCGGTCAGTCCCGGTCGCAGCAGGTCGACGTCGCCGCGGAACTTGTTGACCACGAAGCCCGCCACGAGCGCCTGGTCCGCGGCGTCCAGCAGCGCCAGCGTGCCGAACATCGCCGCGAAGACCCCGCCGCGGTCGATGTCGCCGACCACCACCGTCGCGATCGCGCCGTGCTGAGCCAGCCCCATGTTGACGTAGTCGCCCGCCCGCAGGTTGATCTCCGCCGGGCTCCCCGCACCCTCCGCCACGACCAGGTCGTGGCGGGACGAGAGGTCGTCGAAGGCGGCGTACGCCGCGTCGCGCAGGTGGGTGCGGCCGCCCACGAAGTCCTTCGAGTCGATCGAGCCGCCGGGTTGCCCCATCACGACGACGTGGCTGCGCCGGTCGCCGCCGGGCTTGAGGAGCACCGGGTTCATCGCCGCCTCGGGCTCGACGCTCGCTGCGACCGCCTGGATCCACTGCGCCCGGCCGATCTCGACGCCGCGGCCGTCCGGGGTGGCGCAGACCATCGAGTTGTTGGACATGTTCTGCGCCTTGAAGGGAGCGACCTTCACACCCCGACGCGCGTACGCCCGGCACAGGGCGGTCGTCACGATCGTCTTGCCGGCGTCCGACGTCGTCCCAGCCACCAGCAGCGCGCTCACGCGGTCAGCCTAGGGGTCGAGCAATCTTTTACCTTCCGGCTGTTTGATTCCGCGAGCAAGCGGGCATGCTGGATGTTATGAGCAAGCTGATCTTCGACAACCGGTTCATCGCGGTCCTGTTCGTCGCGCTGCTCTTCGTCAACGCCTTCGCGATCCAACGCGGCTGGTACGGAGCCTGACGCAGGGCCTCACCACCTGCGTGACACGATCCCCGGGTGGCGACACCCGGCTTGAGATCTGACTGCGCCTCCTGCTTCGGGCTGTGCTGCGTGCTGCTGCCCTTCTCGGCGGCCTCCGGCTTCGGTGTCGACAAGCCCAGCGGCCGCGCCTGCCTGAACCTGCTCGACGACGACCGCTGCGGCATCCACGACTCCCTGCGTGAGAAGGGGTGGCCCGGCTGCACGGTCTTCGAGTGCTTCGGCGCCGGGCAGCAGGTCTCGCAGGTCACCTACGCCGGGGTCTCCTGGCGCGAGCAGGACAACCTGCCCGAGATGGCGGCCGTCCTGTCGGTGATGCGGCAGCTGCACGAGATGATCGTGCACCTCCTCGAGGTGGAGCGGCGCTCGCCGGACGAGGACGCCCGTGCCGCGAGCGCGGAGGTCGAACAGCTCACCGCGGCCGATCCCGACACCCTCCTGCACCTCGACATCGACGCCCTCCACGACCGGGTCGGCCGACTGCTCGCCGACGCCAGCACGCGCGTACGCCGCCGGTGGCCCGATGCCGGCGACCTCTCCCGCCAGGACCTGGCCGGCCGGCGCCTCGGGGGCGACCACCGCGGCTGGACCCTCCGCGCCTCCGTGCTGATCCGCGCGGACCTGCGCGACGCCGACCTCGACGAGGCCGACCTGCTCGGCTGCGACCTCCGCGACGCCGA
This sequence is a window from Nocardioides sp. S5. Protein-coding genes within it:
- a CDS encoding cobalt-precorrin-6A reductase, which produces MTVLLLGGTGEARELAVLLDEAGVDFVSSLAGRVERPRLPVGEVRMGGFGGVEGLRVWLAEHGATAVVDATHPFAEGMSANAVAACTASGVPLLRLARPGWGDAPGADGWHWVDDHAAAAALAASLGRRPLLTVGRQPLGHFVGPLAGHRAVVRVVDPPEIEVPAPWLVMLDRGPYDLAGELELLAEHATDVLVTKDSGGSYTWPKMAAADQLGVPVVVVRRRAEVDGVETVPDAAAALAWVVSSSAVS
- a CDS encoding cobyric acid synthase is translated as MSALLVAGTTSDAGKTIVTTALCRAYARRGVKVAPFKAQNMSNNSMVCATPDGRGVEIGRAQWIQAVAASVEPEAAMNPVLLKPGGDRRSHVVVMGQPGGSIDSKDFVGGRTHLRDAAYAAFDDLSSRHDLVVAEGAGSPAEINLRAGDYVNMGLAQHGAIATVVVGDIDRGGVFAAMFGTLALLDAADQALVAGFVVNKFRGDVDLLRPGLTELRELTGREVYGVLPWHPDLWLDSEDALDLSGRRASEEETRLRVAVVRFPRISNFTDVDALGIEPGVDVVFASDPRALAGADLVVLPGTRATLADLAWLRSRGLDRAVLDHAAAGKPVLGICGGFQMLGRRILDPAGVEGVAGADVAGLGLLDVTTSFRADKVLRLPVGSALGADAHGYEIHHGRTTRHGGEEFLGGARAGAVLGTMWHGSLEGDALRRALLAEVAAAAGVAYEPSDVSFAEQRERRLDLLGDLAEEHLDLDALLSLARDGAPADMPTLEPGASR
- a CDS encoding pentapeptide repeat-containing protein, with amino-acid sequence MATPGLRSDCASCFGLCCVLLPFSAASGFGVDKPSGRACLNLLDDDRCGIHDSLREKGWPGCTVFECFGAGQQVSQVTYAGVSWREQDNLPEMAAVLSVMRQLHEMIVHLLEVERRSPDEDARAASAEVEQLTAADPDTLLHLDIDALHDRVGRLLADASTRVRRRWPDAGDLSRQDLAGRRLGGDHRGWTLRASVLIRADLRDADLDEADLLGCDLRDADVRGCDLSGVLFLTQPQVNSAAGDGATKLPPGLTRPGHWPT